One Heteronotia binoei isolate CCM8104 ecotype False Entrance Well chromosome 20, APGP_CSIRO_Hbin_v1, whole genome shotgun sequence DNA segment encodes these proteins:
- the MIEF2 gene encoding mitochondrial dynamics protein MID49, with protein METFAQKRQNSDGNSLGRLVDFLLANARVVLGVSGAAVLALATLAVKRFIDRATSPPDDDEDMKAKQKSHEESWQELSLTRAVPKPQLTLTREKLEEPLLLPVVSGTAQEPEDVVPSPETLPAEPKPLLCLTLQEKLLVRYRDCVSASEPREILGKRLAEEICSELQKSLKKYFNLPFGSAFLSGNLCDGPVGRGTLEVNFVLPLVLEPDLWAPIPGEETVVNDPRVWMIKRTGLEYFLRGSSPWDKFVVGGYLSSNAIVNALRKVLEASINWLAIGSVLECVVRPVVAPEELKLEVRHEQISLDITLCPMTEAGDKTLLAASFERPAENFWQRSFYAMEVSRLKDLDETDSGIRQCCLHLLKAVFEDHPCWCKLSSSHFIHVLLHLSETESDWSEAALADRFRQALEELLRYLEEASFPCYFDSRINLLGHLSLEEIDEIGYTLYEALAEPDLWNGLGF; from the exons ATGGAGACCTTTGCCCAGAAACGGCAGAACAGTGACGGAAACAGCTTGGGCCGCCTGGTGGATTTCCTCCTAGCCAACGCGAGGGTGGTCTTGGGCGTCAGCGGAGCGGCGGTGCTGGCGCTGGCGACTCTTGCTGTGAAGCGG TTCATAGACAGAGCCACCAGCCCACCGGACGACGACGAAGACATGAAGGCCAAGCAGAAGTCCCACGAAGAGAGCTGGCAGGAGCTCAGTTTGACCCGGGCAGTGCCAAAACCGCAGCTCACGTTGACACGGGAAAAACTGGAGGAGCCCCTGCTCTTGCCCGTTGTGAGTGGCACGGCTCAAG AACCAGAGGACGTGGTTCCATCTCCGGAGACGCTTCCAGCGGAACCGAAGCCCTTGCTGTGCCTCACGCTTCAGGAGAAGCTCCTTGTGCGCTACCGGGATTGTGTGTCCGCCTCGGAGCCCAGAGAGATCCTGGGGAAACGGCTGGCAGAAGAGATCTGTTCTGAGTTACAGAAGAGCCTGAAAAAATACTTCAATCTACCCTTCGGCAGCGCGTTCCTTAGCGGCAACCTCTGCGATGGTCCGGTTGGAAGAGGAACCCTGGAGGTCAACTTCGTGCTTCCTCTCGTCCTCGAACCGGACCTTTGGGCCCCGATCCCAGGGGAGGAGACGGTAGTTAATGACCCCCGCGTCTGGATGATCAAGCGGACGGGTTTGGAGTACTTCCTGCGCGGAAGCAGCCCTTGGGATAAGTTCGTCGTGGGTGGGTATCTCTCCTCCAACGCCATCGTCAATGCTCTCCGGAAGGTGTTGGAGGCCTCCATCAACTGGCTGGCCATTGGGAGCGTGCTGGAGTGCGTGGTCCGACCGGTGGTGGCTCCCGAGGAGCTCAAACTCGAAGTCAGGCATGAGCAGATCAGCCTGGATATAACCCTCTGCCCGATGACGGAAGCTGGGGACAAAACCCTTCTCGCTGCATCCTTTGAACGACCGGCTGAGAATTTCTGGCAGCGAAGCTTCTACGCTATGGAGGTCTCTAGACTGAAAGATCTGGACGAGACGGATTCCGGGATCCGGCAGTGTTGCCTTCACCTCTTGAAGGCTGTCTTCGAAGACCACCCTTGCTGGTGCAAGctaagcagcagccattttattcatGTCCTCCTACACCTGAGTGAAACTGAATCCGATTGGTCAGAGGCGGCCCTGGCCGACCGGTTCCGGCAGGCCCTAGAAGAACTACTCCGATATCTGGAGGAAGCTTCCTTCCCTTGCTATTTCGACAGCCGGATCAACCTTTTGGGGCACCTGAGCTTGGAGGAGATCGACGAGATCGGCTACACGTTGTACGAGGCTCTCGCGGAACCCGATCTTTGGAACGGACTCGGTTTCTAA